Part of the Rhinoderma darwinii isolate aRhiDar2 chromosome 2, aRhiDar2.hap1, whole genome shotgun sequence genome, gaaccacaacggtcatcgctctggtgtacgcacttggtttaaaggtaccatttgtaggtgaccaggcgaccgccggatcgaggtcaggaggtcgggtagtttgaaagcccgagttgctatgtgccccagggctggtgaccctggggtgccctaactcactgggggtgggatcccactgagtgaaggcacctttgcacgcactcttctttcacacttctaagaacacacctttattctcccggccttctggctgggagatgaggaatttttatacctggcggatgtccaggctgtatcacagcccacatccacttatttaattttgtttttcactgtgtgtttgtcacgttttgtCACAAGGatcttgggatgcggtgcccttctgggaccctcctgaggtctagggggaaaatgtgtggccatctggttccgttttcccctgcaacccggcctcccttcttcggaggggaggtgcaaccttgatgcaggctcctagatggacactggggtggcagcccaggtagaagcctaggagtgtgtttgggtctccctaagcttcggcgaggggggatcatcgatccttgatcctctaggcctatggtttggagggtcagggaatggttatgcggggcctctctcttttaagagaagggctgcgatagaccgcatccttgtgcactttttgtgtggcacctctgcactatttatgcacttgggtgatagaaagcacggctcgggctttcaaaaaattaaaaaaaaaggaatttgtgTCCACCCCCTTTGCTGAGCCTGTGTGGAACAGTCCATGCCACTTCAGCATACAGGAAGTTCTGGTGTCTGTATGAGTGACAAATAGATTCCCATTGACTGAAGCAGAAAAAGCGAGTCACCAAAGTATAATTCTGACTGCTGCTATGCAACAGCCCTAGTGTAATATTTAGCGATAGACGAAGTAAGAAAAAAGAACGGGCgaaagactgacacatggaattccTTAATGGAACACATGGGAAACGTTAGTTTTGTTTGTTGATACCCTTTAAGTATTTGTTATGTATGTATAACTAAAATTGCTGATTTGTTGGTTCTTTATAAACCACCTTAATGAGTTCCTCTAGGGTGTTGTGTTATTCCCGGTGTCTAGTTACCTCTCTATTAAAGTTCTTCTGCAAATACTGTCACAATATAATGCTCATTGCAATATTAGAAAGCAATATCCAGGAATCATACACATAATCAGCCCCAGCTTATTGCCATAATCTTAATTTATATGTTACTATATGCAAGTAGCAAATTTGCACTAAATGCTGCCATGTGATACATGGAGTATATTGTGATAATTGATgagttaaaacttttttttagcagcagaatAGTTCGTTATTATTTTGCACATTATAGTGTTCACATTTAACTCTATCACCATGTACAGAGACAGAATTGTGTAATACATTGTAGATCATTTTCACTATATGCCTACTGGAACACAGGGCACGGTCTTGGGTTTCTTCCTTCTTTCTCTCCTACCCTTTCCTTCCTTTCTGTTTTTCCTTCTAGGCTTTCCAGTGCAGGGCCTCGGTTCTTGTGGAGGGGATGTTGTCATACTTTTGAATGCTTCATGCTTGACAGTCGGGAGAATAGTTGTAGTTGTTCTAGAATCTACGGTCCCCATAGGTTCATCATTAAGGATATCATTGAATTGATCCTCTGTGTTTCCTATGTCTAGTATGGAATCCAGTGGTGTGTTTGCTACTGACCCCCTTGCATTTTTGACAATCTCTTCACCCCAAATATTTTTTGAGGAAGATTTGATGTTTTCTTTATTGAGCCGATTCTTCCTTTTACCTTTAAGACCTTTTCCCTTTTTGTTCTTTCGCTCTTTCGTTTTTGTTTTGTCTTTCTTCTTCTTTGCAGTGGTCTCTGTCGTGGTCTGATCGGGCGAAGTGGTTGGACTAATTGTCACTATGATCTTCAGGAGATCCTCAGTGGCTTGCATGACTTGTCCTAGAGTTGGTTGTCCTGGTGGCAACACTAAATGGTGTTGACTAGGGTCTTTGTCCTTCTGCTTTACAGGCTTATCTATAGTATTTCCTCCATAATCATAGAGTCCAGACTCTCTGGGAACCGCAACTGTTTCATTTTTGGActttttacacctgaaaataaagTAATTTAAATATTATGGCCATGTTTAATTACTATTATATTTCTTTACATAAACTATGTATAGCTTTCTACTTGTACCACCCCTATTTATTTTGTACACTAGTACTTCAGGTTTACTTCTTGCATTAATGaccagtatgtttttttttttcttcaattcctttttgttagaagggtcccacaATGATCACAGAGTGTCCCACTGCTTGGACCACCAGAAATCAGCTGTAATATGTAGGGGAATTAGACAGCAGgtgttcaattcccctacagcgccaccacaggagaaattaagcattgcacagtTCTCATTaaattcatgtgctgttcgtaatGTAGGGACATGCCTTGTCCTCCAGAGtgtgagacactctttgtagctttTTGCTCTGACTAAAGATGAGTCCTGAGTGGGGGACCTCTCTCTATTAACTTTATTATAACtacatttgaaaatgggtttcccAGACCAGACAACTTAGTTAAGTTTATGTAGTTGAATATATAGATGTGTTCTCATATGGTTTCCCATGAAAATAACACTGTAAATGAATGTTCACTCTCCAGGGGGGTTGGCCCTGGAAAAAGAATAGCTTTATATTGCCTCATTTGGCTATGCACTCCTCAATGAATACTTGTATtggcttaggctctattcacactatgTTTGAATTTTTTAATGGGATGCTTTTGTATTGAATATTGTTGATGACTAGActatttattacaataaaagtATGCTAATGATCACCTCTGTGACGTTTGCCAaaaagacactcttttggcaaATGTTGGGTCAATGGGGCCATATGGATACATTCAGcgtcgggagctttcctggcAGATACGCCAAACATACACTGAAAACTATAGACACTGCCCATTCTATCTGATACTTACCAACCGTACCAATGCCtttccacacactgctccttataTGTGAATTCAAAGCACTGAACCTGGATGACATTGAAGAAAGCCTGACCCATCACCCGAGAAGCTGTGTCATTCACTGTTCGCAGGCAGTCTTTAAATCTGAAGAACAAATATAGCAGATAAATGTTAGTAAAAATAATGCAAGAACTATTGATGGCTTATATTGGGTGTAGGGTTAGGTTCTTACATGCAATGTTTGTTTAGTACATGCTAGTACTTAAAAACACAAACACTGGAATAAAATAAATCAGACCTCAATTAACCAAAATCCTGTGGACTAATCAACACTGCTTTCCGGCACAATCCTGGTAATTTCCTGGTTGGATTTCCAATCCAACCAAAATCTAGTTTGCTGCAGAGCGGC contains:
- the PROCA1 gene encoding protein PROCA1, which translates into the protein MLALLISAFAYGLSGTLGDKSRVGVHDCAQLTFQDHHAKYQVTDGEGLVTSIWDKRRQLVSCSLDEDAETVRDFLINCQRNRQDDVWDFGGFTEARMACFIFLSAELSIRRGDSTGQHVRVKRGFTYPGTLWCGAGNNAEKESDLGEHKETDSCCRTHDHCEHIIHPFTFSYGYRNFLWHTISHCQCDNKFKDCLRTVNDTASRVMGQAFFNVIQVQCFEFTYKEQCVERHWYGWCKKSKNETVAVPRESGLYDYGGNTIDKPVKQKDKDPSQHHLVLPPGQPTLGQVMQATEDLLKIIVTISPTTSPDQTTTETTAKKKKDKTKTKERKNKKGKGLKGKRKNRLNKENIKSSSKNIWGEEIVKNARGSVANTPLDSILDIGNTEDQFNDILNDEPMGTVDSRTTTTILPTVKHEAFKSMTTSPPQEPRPCTGKPRRKNRKEGKGRRERRKKPKTVPCVPVGI